One window of the Magnetococcales bacterium genome contains the following:
- a CDS encoding Crp/Fnr family transcriptional regulator yields the protein MHPKNHKPILSKELIRGTPLFTSLSEQQLDRLHKGIAKVRVEEKQSLVQCGQDFVHFYQVASGMIKLNRISPSGDEKVLRLVKPGDTFGTALMFLDKKCYPVNAEAVRTSDVLSVKASLFLEILRESPETCFKIMGHLSRQLSCHVTSIDGLCLQSAPCRLIRFLLDSLPANPGKLPEIRLDIPKHLLASHISIKPETLSRILRDLSDKGIIEVDRRCIRVLDLEAFQQHGNLCETMG from the coding sequence ATGCACCCAAAAAACCATAAACCCATCCTGTCAAAAGAACTGATCCGGGGAACGCCCCTTTTCACTTCCCTCTCGGAACAGCAACTGGACCGCCTCCACAAGGGAATAGCCAAAGTCCGTGTTGAGGAAAAACAGTCCCTTGTACAGTGTGGTCAGGATTTTGTCCACTTTTATCAGGTGGCCAGCGGCATGATCAAACTGAACCGCATCTCCCCTTCCGGGGACGAAAAAGTCCTGCGCCTCGTGAAACCCGGGGATACATTCGGCACGGCCCTGATGTTTCTCGACAAAAAATGCTACCCCGTCAACGCCGAGGCCGTGCGTACCAGCGATGTCCTCTCCGTCAAGGCCAGCCTGTTTCTGGAAATATTGCGGGAGTCGCCCGAAACCTGCTTCAAGATCATGGGTCACCTGAGTCGGCAACTGAGCTGTCATGTGACCAGTATCGATGGTCTCTGTCTGCAATCCGCACCCTGCCGGTTGATCCGGTTTCTGCTCGACTCCCTGCCCGCCAACCCGGGCAAACTCCCCGAAATCCGTCTCGATATCCCGAAACATTTATTGGCATCACACATTTCCATCAAACCCGAAACCCTCTCCCGCATCCTGCGGGATCTGAGTGACAAAGGCATCATCGAAGTGGATCGCCGCTGCATCCGGGTCCTGGATCTGGAAGCATTCCAGCAACACGGCAACCTGTGCGAA
- a CDS encoding YdcF family protein produces the protein MPLWLKYHLGGVANPLTLGLLALVVILHASRRRPVAARRWGLGVILSLWMVATPQMVNLLALPLESQYPPIPVTALPQRDVIIVLGGAVKMPDFPRLEVELGEASDRVLYALRLYQAGRAPRILLSGGGFPEPEAAAMASLLQTWGVPAEALMLETKSLSTRENALQSQQIMNRFGLHKAILVTSALHMPRALATFRTAGLDVIPATTDVNISIKAEPFLVRYLPDPGAMAGVTQAVRERAAFWLYRSRGWIRSP, from the coding sequence ATGCCACTTTGGCTCAAATACCATCTTGGGGGGGTGGCCAACCCTTTGACCCTGGGCCTGTTGGCACTTGTCGTCATCTTGCATGCGAGCCGGCGAAGGCCGGTTGCTGCCCGACGATGGGGATTGGGAGTGATTCTTTCGTTGTGGATGGTTGCCACGCCCCAGATGGTCAACCTGCTTGCCCTGCCTTTGGAGAGCCAATATCCCCCGATTCCGGTCACGGCCCTGCCCCAGAGGGATGTCATCATTGTTCTGGGTGGTGCTGTCAAGATGCCTGATTTTCCCCGTCTGGAAGTGGAACTCGGCGAGGCATCGGACCGGGTATTGTACGCCTTGCGTTTATACCAGGCCGGCAGGGCACCGCGCATATTGCTCAGTGGTGGAGGGTTTCCGGAACCGGAGGCAGCGGCCATGGCGTCCCTGTTGCAGACCTGGGGCGTCCCTGCCGAAGCCTTGATGCTGGAGACCAAAAGCCTGAGTACCCGGGAAAATGCCCTGCAATCCCAACAGATCATGAACCGGTTCGGCCTGCACAAGGCCATCCTGGTCACCTCGGCATTGCATATGCCGCGTGCCTTGGCAACCTTTCGCACGGCGGGATTGGATGTGATTCCTGCCACCACCGATGTCAATATTTCCATCAAAGCCGAACCTTTTCTGGTCCGTTACCTGCCTGATCCCGGTGCCATGG